In Chitinispirillum alkaliphilum, a genomic segment contains:
- a CDS encoding endoglucanase, with protein sequence MATQGYMAVKLSCLLMIFASAGEVSSEHDYALAQHLSTYFLGAQRCGDTQSWIHPSGGCHLTDGEAVGRDLTGGWHDCGDYIKFHVTGPYAAFTFLYGYFNYPEAYPDNYSQAYSAPPPNGIPDILDEVKIQTDYLIKGVHNGTAYWQVGDGRDHNSFSDPITNSFQQLYDESNIRAVYSTTSGRSNALGDAAAALALMSVVYREFDEDYADECLEAAKQYYDIARINPFGTGNARDSHYDWMEGIEWEDNVGLAAAMLYRATGDEGYLNQAISYAYGISTGVHFSYGRMNHILFLELYSITSDPRWLHPVSSRVSGYSVDWCGYWHNVNWGSLRNASNAAMLAALYHMHTGNRSAYEFAKRNVDFILGSHDGFANVDSNFSFLIGYNELGGGYPRHPHHAAAFGKGGDAWSLYREERSNPGSVNYEYELTGGLAGGPESLCGNFYDNIDNYVSSEYCIYYNAAFTSAVAYINKIENNIPSIPLDTSYYAVPGLVQAQDFASRLGIQTEPAQDDGGGVNIAYIDDGNWAEYLIDIEASGIYDVYVRVATDSEGGVIRFIIDGEEVGGVTVENTGGWQEWQTVSTELKLSRGRHILRTLFTGTGNGSGTGLYNINWFDFEFADYNQLIEGRGISKAHLTPSVSLESMKHFPHVLISSANAGRVELQIVTASGRVVETYRRDIGTSEQLKIPLGASNTELSSGVYFLRYNTPDLQGMKRIYMVR encoded by the coding sequence ATGGCAACACAAGGCTACATGGCGGTCAAATTATCCTGTCTTTTGATGATATTTGCATCAGCAGGTGAAGTTTCTTCGGAGCATGACTATGCACTTGCTCAACACCTGTCCACCTATTTTCTCGGAGCCCAGAGATGTGGGGATACCCAGTCCTGGATTCATCCTTCTGGAGGATGTCACCTGACAGACGGAGAGGCTGTAGGCAGGGATTTAACGGGTGGGTGGCATGATTGCGGAGACTACATAAAATTTCATGTAACCGGTCCCTATGCTGCTTTCACATTTTTATATGGTTATTTCAATTACCCTGAGGCTTATCCGGATAATTATTCTCAGGCCTATTCAGCCCCCCCTCCAAATGGGATTCCCGACATACTTGACGAGGTGAAAATCCAGACTGATTATCTGATAAAAGGTGTTCATAACGGAACCGCTTACTGGCAGGTGGGGGATGGAAGGGATCATAATAGTTTTTCCGATCCCATCACCAACTCTTTCCAGCAGTTATATGATGAAAGCAATATAAGGGCAGTATACTCGACTACAAGTGGGCGGTCAAATGCTTTGGGTGATGCGGCTGCAGCACTTGCACTAATGTCGGTTGTATACAGGGAATTTGATGAAGACTATGCAGATGAGTGTCTTGAGGCTGCAAAACAGTATTATGATATAGCAAGGATAAATCCTTTTGGTACGGGTAACGCAAGAGACTCCCACTATGACTGGATGGAAGGTATTGAGTGGGAAGACAATGTAGGTTTGGCTGCTGCAATGCTTTACAGGGCAACAGGCGATGAGGGATATTTAAATCAGGCGATAAGTTATGCATACGGAATCTCAACCGGTGTGCATTTCAGTTATGGAAGAATGAACCACATACTTTTTCTTGAATTATACAGTATCACATCTGACCCACGCTGGTTACATCCAGTCTCCAGCAGGGTGTCAGGATATTCTGTTGACTGGTGCGGGTATTGGCATAATGTCAATTGGGGGTCTTTGCGCAATGCATCAAATGCGGCTATGCTGGCAGCACTGTATCATATGCACACAGGAAACCGCTCGGCTTATGAATTTGCAAAGAGAAATGTTGACTTTATTCTTGGCAGCCATGACGGATTTGCAAATGTGGATAGTAATTTTTCCTTTCTCATAGGCTACAATGAGCTGGGCGGAGGTTATCCCCGCCATCCGCATCATGCTGCTGCTTTTGGTAAAGGAGGAGATGCCTGGTCGTTATACAGGGAGGAAAGGAGCAATCCCGGGTCTGTAAATTATGAGTATGAGCTTACGGGTGGTCTGGCGGGAGGGCCGGAATCTCTGTGCGGCAATTTCTATGACAATATAGATAATTATGTATCAAGCGAATACTGTATATACTACAATGCAGCATTTACAAGTGCTGTTGCTTATATAAACAAAATAGAAAACAACATACCTTCAATACCTTTGGACACCAGTTATTATGCCGTTCCAGGGCTTGTACAGGCACAGGACTTTGCCTCAAGGTTAGGAATTCAGACAGAGCCTGCACAGGATGATGGTGGGGGGGTAAATATCGCTTATATTGATGATGGAAACTGGGCGGAATATTTGATAGACATAGAGGCAAGCGGGATCTATGATGTTTATGTAAGGGTTGCCACTGATTCTGAAGGTGGGGTAATTCGTTTTATCATTGATGGGGAAGAGGTTGGAGGAGTTACTGTTGAGAATACAGGAGGATGGCAGGAGTGGCAAACTGTTTCAACTGAGCTGAAGCTAAGCCGTGGGCGTCACATCCTGAGAACACTTTTCACAGGTACTGGAAACGGTTCCGGAACAGGTTTATATAATATAAACTGGTTTGATTTCGAGTTTGCTGATTACAATCAGCTTATTGAAGGGAGGGGTATCAGTAAAGCTCATTTGACACCATCTGTCTCCCTTGAATCTATGAAGCATTTTCCACACGTACTTATCAGCTCTGCCAATGCCGGTCGGGTGGAATTGCAGATTGTTACTGCAAGTGGAAGAGTTGTGGAAACCTACAGAAGAGATATCGGGACCTCAGAGCAGTTAAAAATACCTCTTGGCGCAAGCA